One segment of Vulpes lagopus strain Blue_001 chromosome 8, ASM1834538v1, whole genome shotgun sequence DNA contains the following:
- the LOC121497980 gene encoding probable G-protein coupled receptor 148 — protein MNLSSEHCNISDWLRLEATVKASVYVVAFFFTTFVTVIIITIVSQNSKLKKEVRYILLCHHLLCISSYCGLGVVFQGMRALLANSPVLMCWVVFGVQLSVGEGILFTLALMAVNTYLAICWPLKSLSFVDSVKYRILAGSWIIIIFKNVCLFLIEGTTSTQVAVLKSEPLCPVILNGSAARAIGMVFLFLLLSIILISYSLIYQEGKRAGHFNRSNIKARKTVLIHLVQMGLHVIPTLVFIGLGKMCGVFFFALNMVLFGVFAFAQCLNPLIYGLWNRELQSKLYRWMCCQL, from the coding sequence ATGAACTTGTCATCTGAGCACTGCAACATATCAGATTGGCTGAGGCTGGAAGCAACAGTGAAGGCCTCTGTGTACGTGGTTGCCTTCTTCTTTACCACATttgtcactgtcatcatcatcacgATAGTGTCCCAGAATTCAAAGCTGAAGAAAGAGGTCCGATACATCCTCCTGTGCCATCATCTGCTGTGCATCTCCTCCTACTGTGGCCTGGGGGTGGTTTTCCAAGGGATGCGGGCTCTGCTGGCCAACAGTCCTGTGCTGATGTGCTGGGTGGTATTTGGGGTCCAGCTAAGTGTTGGAGAAGGGATCCTCTTCACACTGGCCTTGATGGCTGTCAACACTTACCTGGCCATTTGCTGGCCTTTGAAATCTCTGTCCTTTGTAGATTCAGTTAAGTATAGGATTCTGGCTGGGTCTTGGATAATTATTATATTCAAGAATGTTTGCTTATTCCTCATAGAGGGCACTACCTCCACTCAGGTGGCTGTCTTAAAATCTGAACCCCTTTGCCCTGTGATCTTGAATGGCTCTGCTGCCAGAGCCATTGGcatggttttccttttccttcttctgtccATCATTCTTATAAGTTACTCTCTGATCTACCAAGAGGGGAAACGAGCTGGCCATTTTAATAGATCAAATATCAAAGCAAGGAAAACAGTCCTTATTCATTTAGTGCAGATGGGTTTACATGTAATACCAACCTTGGTATTCATAGGTTTGGGAAAGATGTGTGGggtgtttttctttgctttaaatatGGTGCTTTTTGGAGTCTTTGCATTTGCCCAGTGTCTTAACCCTTTGATCTATGGGCTCTGGAATAGAGAGCTGCAGAGTAAATTGTACCGTTGGATGTGCTGTCAGCTATAG